Proteins encoded within one genomic window of Burkholderiaceae bacterium:
- a CDS encoding aspartyl-tRNA(Asn)/Glutamyl-tRNA(Gln) amidotransferase subunit A produces the protein MSALHELPLVELAARLRRRDLSAVEAARHFLARAAEHDALGAYLATNEEITLAQARAADARIARGDDAPLLGVPLAHKDIFVTRDFPSTAASRMLDGYRSSFDSTVTNKLADAGAITLGKLNCDEFAMGSSTENSAYRPARNPWDPDRVPGGSSGGSAVAVAARLLPGATGTDTGGSIRQPSAFCGVTGIKPTYGRASRYGMIAFASSLDQAGAIARGAEDCALLLSAMCGPDPDRDSTSLDVPPEDFTRRLNDSIDGLRIGVPREFFGAGLAADVRTAVDAALAEFEKLGARLVPITLPRTELAIPVYYIIAPAEASSNLSRFDGVRYGHRAAEYADLQDLYKKSRSEGFGDEVKRRIMIGTYVLSHGYYDAYYLQAQKIRRMIAGDFQKAFEACDLIAGPVAPTVAWKLGAHGGDPLADYLADVYTLPASLAGLPCMSVPAGFGEGGMPVGLQLIANHLQEARLLNAAHRLQQATDFHLRQPEGL, from the coding sequence ATGAGCGCGCTGCACGAGCTGCCCCTCGTCGAACTCGCGGCGCGGCTGCGCCGGCGCGACCTCTCGGCGGTCGAGGCTGCGCGGCATTTCCTCGCACGCGCCGCGGAGCACGACGCGCTCGGCGCGTATCTCGCAACCAACGAGGAGATCACACTCGCCCAGGCGCGCGCGGCCGATGCGCGGATCGCGCGCGGCGACGACGCGCCGCTGCTGGGCGTGCCGCTCGCGCACAAGGACATCTTCGTCACCCGCGACTTCCCGAGTACTGCGGCGTCGCGCATGCTGGACGGCTATCGATCCTCTTTTGATAGCACAGTCACTAACAAGCTAGCGGACGCTGGGGCGATAACGCTTGGAAAACTGAACTGCGACGAGTTCGCGATGGGCTCGTCCACCGAGAATTCAGCATATCGCCCCGCGCGGAACCCCTGGGACCCCGACCGCGTCCCGGGCGGCTCGTCCGGCGGCAGTGCGGTCGCGGTCGCGGCACGGCTGCTGCCGGGCGCGACCGGCACCGACACCGGCGGCTCGATCCGTCAGCCGTCCGCGTTCTGCGGCGTGACCGGTATCAAGCCGACCTATGGCCGCGCATCACGCTACGGAATGATCGCGTTCGCGTCCAGCCTGGACCAGGCCGGCGCGATCGCGCGCGGCGCCGAAGACTGCGCGCTGCTGCTCTCCGCAATGTGTGGCCCCGATCCGGACCGTGATTCGACCTCGCTCGATGTGCCGCCGGAGGACTTCACGCGCCGCCTGAACGATTCCATCGACGGCCTGCGCATCGGCGTGCCGCGCGAATTCTTCGGCGCGGGCCTGGCGGCCGACGTACGCACCGCGGTCGACGCGGCGCTGGCCGAATTTGAGAAGCTCGGCGCGCGACTCGTGCCTATCACGCTGCCGCGCACCGAACTGGCGATTCCCGTTTACTACATCATTGCGCCTGCGGAAGCGTCGAGCAATCTGAGCCGCTTTGACGGCGTGCGCTACGGGCACCGCGCGGCGGAATACGCCGACCTGCAGGACCTGTACAAGAAGTCGCGTTCAGAGGGCTTCGGCGACGAGGTCAAGCGCCGCATCATGATCGGCACCTACGTGCTGTCGCACGGCTACTACGACGCGTACTACCTGCAGGCGCAGAAGATCCGCCGCATGATCGCGGGCGACTTCCAGAAGGCGTTCGAGGCCTGCGACCTGATAGCAGGGCCGGTCGCGCCGACGGTCGCCTGGAAGCTCGGCGCGCACGGCGGCGACCCGCTGGCCGACTACCTGGCCGACGTCTACACGCTGCCGGCCTCGCTCGCAGGTCTCCCCTGCATGAGCGTTCCGGCGGGTTTCGGCGAAGGCGGCATGCCGGTCGGGCTGCAGCTGATAGCCAATCACCTGCAGGAGGCGCGGCTGCTGAACGCCGCGCACCGCCTGCAGCAGGCGACCGACTTCCATCTGCGGCAACCGGAGGGCCTCTGA
- a CDS encoding 3-hydroxypropionate dehydrogenase DddA, flavin-containing, with protein MSDATFDYVIVGAGTAGCLLANRLSADPSKRVLLIEAGPKDDYAWIHIPVGYLYCIGNPRTDWLYQTEPDPGLNGRSLRYPRGKTLGGSSSINGMIYMRGQSRDYDEWARLTGDDAWTWANVLPYFKLHEDYFAGADALHGAKGQLPELLNGAAGPYFRRLRERGAGGEWRIERQRLRWDILDAFAAAAQQAGIAATDDFNRGSNEGVGYFLVNQRAGWRWNAARAFLRPTCYGRPNFELWTGAQVERLQFETNKGGSLRCSGVQVRTGSDSVAAHAASEVILCAGSIGSSQILQLSGVGPGELLQRHGIAVRADLPGVGANLQDHLQIRAVFKVQGVPTLNTMANSLLGKARIGLQYALTRSGPMSMAPSQLGAFTRSAPQYDWPNLEYHVQPLSLDAFGEPLHRFPAFTASVCNLQPTSRGMVQIKSPRPDDAPAIAPNYLATFEDRKVAADSLRVTRRIAAQPALEKYRPEEWNPGPQYQSDDELARLAGDIATTIFHPVGTTAMGRDDDRQAVLDSRLRVRDGRGGRIAALRVVDAGAMPTITSGNTNSPTLMIAERAAEWIAEAGSRAG; from the coding sequence ATGAGCGATGCGACGTTCGACTACGTCATCGTCGGCGCCGGCACTGCCGGCTGCCTGCTCGCGAATCGGCTCAGCGCCGATCCCTCGAAGCGCGTACTGTTGATCGAGGCCGGGCCGAAAGACGACTACGCGTGGATCCACATTCCGGTCGGCTACCTGTACTGCATCGGCAACCCGCGCACTGACTGGCTGTACCAGACCGAACCCGACCCGGGCCTGAACGGGCGCAGCCTGCGCTACCCGCGCGGCAAAACGCTGGGCGGCAGCTCCAGCATCAACGGCATGATCTACATGCGCGGCCAGTCGCGCGACTACGACGAATGGGCGCGGCTCACCGGCGACGACGCGTGGACCTGGGCCAACGTGCTGCCGTACTTCAAGCTGCACGAGGACTACTTTGCCGGGGCCGACGCGCTGCATGGTGCCAAGGGCCAGCTTCCCGAGCTGCTGAATGGCGCGGCCGGCCCGTACTTTCGGCGCCTGCGCGAGCGCGGCGCCGGCGGCGAATGGCGCATCGAGCGCCAGCGATTGCGCTGGGACATCCTGGACGCGTTCGCCGCCGCCGCGCAGCAGGCCGGCATTGCGGCGACCGACGACTTCAACCGCGGCAGCAACGAAGGGGTCGGCTACTTTCTGGTGAACCAGCGTGCCGGCTGGCGCTGGAACGCGGCGCGCGCGTTTCTGCGGCCGACCTGCTACGGCCGACCGAACTTTGAACTGTGGACCGGCGCGCAGGTCGAGCGCCTGCAGTTCGAGACGAACAAAGGCGGCAGCCTGCGCTGCAGCGGCGTGCAGGTGCGCACCGGCAGCGACTCGGTCGCCGCCCACGCCGCCAGCGAGGTGATCCTGTGCGCCGGCAGCATCGGCTCTTCCCAGATCCTGCAGCTGTCCGGAGTCGGGCCTGGCGAACTGCTGCAGCGCCACGGCATCGCGGTGCGCGCCGATCTGCCCGGCGTCGGCGCGAACCTGCAGGATCATCTGCAGATCCGCGCGGTATTCAAGGTCCAGGGCGTGCCGACGCTGAACACGATGGCCAATTCTCTGCTCGGCAAGGCGCGCATCGGCCTGCAGTACGCGCTCACGCGCAGCGGGCCGATGAGCATGGCGCCGTCACAGCTCGGCGCGTTCACCCGCAGCGCGCCGCAGTACGACTGGCCGAACCTCGAATACCACGTGCAGCCGCTGTCGCTCGACGCATTCGGCGAACCGCTGCATCGATTTCCCGCGTTCACCGCGAGCGTCTGCAACCTGCAGCCCACCAGCCGCGGCATGGTGCAGATCAAGAGCCCGCGGCCGGACGATGCGCCGGCGATCGCTCCGAACTACCTTGCCACCTTCGAGGACCGCAAGGTCGCTGCCGACTCGCTGCGCGTCACGCGCCGCATCGCGGCACAGCCGGCGCTCGAGAAGTACCGGCCCGAGGAATGGAATCCTGGCCCGCAGTACCAGAGCGACGACGAACTCGCGCGCCTCGCCGGCGACATCGCGACCACGATCTTCCACCCGGTCGGCACCACCGCGATGGGCCGCGACGACGACCGCCAGGCGGTGCTCGACAGCCGGCTGCGCGTGCGCGATGGGCGCGGCGGCCGGATTGCCGCGCTGCGCGTCGTCGACGCCGGCGCGATGCCGACCATCACCAGCGGCAACACCAATTCGCCGACGCTGATGATCGCCGAGCGGGCAGCAGAGTGGATCGCCGAGGCCGGATCGCGCGCCGGCTGA
- a CDS encoding Peptidoglycan D,D-transpeptidase MrdA, translated as MTELRNIRAELARFRARVLVAGLVVLFAFSLVIARLVVLQVVRHDELAEQAETNSTAIVPVVPARGQIVDRNGIVLATNYSAYTLEITPSKAGPLEQTIDALSKVVEITPRDRRRFKRLLEDSKSFESVPIRMRLSDEEVARFAAQRFRFPGVEVKARLFRSYPFGSLASHLIGYVGRINQAEKDRIDDSDDEANYRGTQYIGKLGVEQSYENQLHGTTGVQEMETAASGRAVRLLGSVPAKPGDTVQLSIDIRLQHLVEEMYGDRRGAMVALDPKTGEVLALVSMPTFDPNLFVDGIDSDNWKALNESPDKPLLNRALRGTYPPGSTYKPFMAIAALETGKRTPQQTIQDPGYFWFGGHKFRDDKEGGHGTVNMYKSIVESCDTYYYMVANDLGVDTIHDELKPFGFGQLTGIDLPGESRGLLPSTAWKRRAYHRPEQQKWYAGETISLGIGQGYNHYTMLQMATALSALVNHGLKMRPHVGVDLIDPVTHKETPAQPDTGVQLNIKPQYLDVVRNAMVGVNIQGTAAAAFRGAGYTSGGKTGTAQLVGIKENQKYDAARLAARLRDNGLFIAYAPADDPKIVVALVVENSGFGAEAAAPIARRVLDYWLLHEIPNPQDMAAVQKGQATAPIGTPLPASSVPWPPQP; from the coding sequence ATGACCGAGCTGCGCAACATCCGGGCCGAGCTCGCGCGGTTTCGCGCGCGCGTGCTGGTCGCGGGCCTGGTCGTGCTGTTCGCGTTTTCGCTGGTGATCGCGCGGCTGGTGGTACTGCAGGTGGTGCGCCACGACGAGCTGGCCGAGCAGGCCGAGACCAACAGCACCGCGATCGTGCCGGTCGTGCCGGCGCGCGGCCAGATCGTGGACCGCAATGGCATCGTGCTCGCGACGAACTACTCGGCATACACGCTGGAGATCACGCCGTCGAAAGCGGGGCCGCTGGAGCAGACCATCGATGCGCTGTCGAAGGTGGTCGAGATCACCCCGCGCGATAGGCGCCGCTTCAAGCGGTTGCTCGAGGACTCGAAGAGCTTCGAATCGGTGCCGATCCGCATGCGCCTGTCGGACGAAGAGGTCGCGCGCTTCGCAGCGCAGCGCTTTCGCTTCCCCGGCGTCGAGGTCAAGGCGCGGCTGTTTCGCAGCTACCCGTTCGGCAGCCTCGCGAGTCACCTGATCGGCTATGTCGGGCGCATCAACCAGGCCGAGAAGGACCGGATCGACGACTCGGACGACGAGGCCAACTACCGCGGCACGCAGTACATCGGCAAGCTCGGCGTCGAGCAGAGCTACGAGAATCAGTTGCACGGCACCACCGGCGTGCAGGAGATGGAGACCGCCGCGTCGGGACGCGCGGTGCGCCTGCTCGGCAGCGTGCCGGCCAAGCCCGGCGACACGGTGCAGCTGTCGATCGACATCCGTCTGCAGCATCTGGTGGAAGAGATGTACGGCGACCGGCGCGGCGCGATGGTCGCGCTCGACCCGAAGACCGGCGAGGTGCTGGCGCTGGTGAGCATGCCGACGTTCGATCCGAACCTGTTCGTCGACGGCATCGACTCGGACAACTGGAAGGCGCTGAACGAGTCGCCCGACAAGCCGCTGCTCAATCGCGCGCTGCGCGGCACCTACCCGCCGGGCTCGACCTACAAGCCGTTCATGGCGATCGCCGCGCTCGAGACCGGCAAGCGCACGCCGCAGCAGACGATCCAGGACCCGGGCTACTTCTGGTTCGGCGGCCACAAGTTCCGTGACGACAAGGAGGGCGGCCACGGCACGGTCAACATGTACAAGTCGATCGTCGAATCCTGCGACACCTACTACTACATGGTCGCAAACGATCTCGGTGTCGACACGATTCACGACGAGTTGAAACCGTTCGGCTTCGGCCAGTTGACCGGCATCGACCTGCCGGGCGAGTCGCGCGGCCTGCTGCCGTCGACCGCGTGGAAGCGCCGCGCGTACCATCGCCCCGAGCAGCAGAAGTGGTATGCGGGCGAGACGATCTCGCTCGGCATCGGTCAGGGCTACAACCACTACACGATGCTGCAAATGGCCACCGCCCTGAGTGCGCTGGTGAACCACGGGCTGAAGATGCGACCGCATGTCGGCGTGGATCTGATCGACCCGGTCACGCACAAGGAAACGCCGGCACAGCCCGACACCGGCGTGCAGCTCAACATCAAACCCCAGTACCTCGACGTGGTGCGCAACGCGATGGTCGGCGTGAACATCCAGGGCACGGCGGCCGCGGCGTTCCGCGGTGCCGGCTACACCAGCGGCGGCAAGACCGGCACCGCGCAACTGGTCGGGATCAAGGAGAACCAGAAATACGATGCGGCCAGGCTCGCCGCGCGTCTGCGCGACAACGGGCTGTTCATCGCCTACGCACCGGCCGACGATCCGAAGATCGTCGTCGCGCTGGTGGTCGAGAACAGCGGCTTCGGCGCGGAAGCGGCCGCGCCGATCGCGCGACGCGTGCTCGACTACTGGCTGCTGCACGAGATTCCGAACCCGCAGGACATGGCGGCGGTGCAGAAGGGCCAGGCGACCGCGCCGATCGGCACGCCGCTGCCGGCGTCCAGCGTCCCCTGGCCGCCGCAGCCGTAA
- a CDS encoding Rod shape-determining protein MreB: MPEKDSLMFGAFRRYFSTDLAIDLGTANTLIYVRGRGIVLDEPSVVAIRHEGGPQGKKTIQAVGAEAKAMLGKVPGNIEAIRPMKDGVIADFTVTEQMLKQFIKMVHPRGILKPSPRIIICVPCGSTQVERRAIRESALGAGASEVYLIEEPMAAAIGAGLPVSEASGSMVVDVGGGTTEVGVISLGGMVYKGSVRVGGDRFDDAIVNYIRRNYGMLIGDPTAEGIKKLIGSAFPGSEVKEIEVKGRNLSEGVPRSFTISSNEILEALTDPLNNIVSAVKNALEQTPPELGADIAERGMMLTGGGALLRDLDRLLAEETGLPVLVAEDPLTCVVRGCGIALERMDRLGSIFTSE; this comes from the coding sequence ATGCCCGAGAAGGATTCCCTGATGTTCGGAGCATTCCGCCGGTATTTCTCGACCGACTTGGCGATCGACCTCGGCACGGCCAACACCCTGATCTACGTGCGCGGTCGCGGCATCGTGCTCGACGAGCCGTCGGTGGTCGCGATCCGCCACGAGGGAGGCCCGCAAGGCAAGAAGACGATCCAGGCGGTCGGCGCCGAGGCCAAGGCGATGCTCGGCAAGGTGCCGGGCAACATCGAGGCGATCAGGCCGATGAAGGACGGCGTGATCGCCGACTTCACGGTCACCGAGCAGATGCTCAAGCAGTTCATCAAGATGGTGCACCCGCGCGGCATCCTCAAGCCCAGCCCGCGTATCATCATCTGCGTGCCCTGCGGCTCGACCCAGGTCGAACGGCGCGCGATCCGCGAGTCCGCGCTCGGCGCCGGCGCGAGCGAGGTCTACCTGATCGAGGAGCCGATGGCGGCGGCGATCGGCGCCGGCCTGCCGGTCAGCGAGGCGTCGGGCTCGATGGTGGTCGACGTCGGCGGCGGCACCACCGAAGTCGGCGTGATCTCGCTCGGCGGCATGGTGTACAAGGGCAGTGTGCGCGTCGGCGGCGACCGATTCGACGACGCGATCGTCAATTACATCCGCCGCAACTACGGCATGCTGATCGGCGATCCGACCGCCGAGGGCATCAAGAAGCTGATCGGCTCGGCGTTCCCGGGCTCCGAGGTCAAGGAGATCGAGGTCAAGGGCCGCAACCTGTCCGAGGGCGTGCCACGATCGTTCACGATCTCCAGCAATGAAATCCTGGAGGCGCTGACCGATCCGCTGAACAACATCGTCAGCGCGGTGAAGAACGCGCTCGAGCAGACCCCGCCCGAACTCGGTGCCGACATCGCCGAGCGCGGCATGATGCTGACCGGCGGCGGCGCGCTGCTCCGCGACCTCGATCGCCTGCTGGCCGAGGAGACCGGCCTGCCGGTGCTGGTCGCGGAAGACCCGCTGACCTGCGTGGTGCGCGGCTGCGGCATTGCGCTCGAGCGCATGGACCGGCTCGGCTCGATCTTCACCTCGGAGTAG
- a CDS encoding Malonate-semialdehyde dehydrogenase [inositol], whose protein sequence is MSTASIDHYIGGRVAAGASGRALDVFNPATGVVTGRVAMATAKEVDRAVSVARNAFEAWADTPPLRRARVLFKFLELLNANRDELAQLITAEHGKVFTDAQGEVARGIDIVEFACGVPQLLKGDFTEQVSAGLDNWTLRQPLGVVAGITPFNFPVMVPMWMFPVALACGNCFVLKPSPIDPSPSLLIGALLKKAGLPDGVFNVVQGDKEAVDALLVHPDVQAVSFVGSTPIAQQIYETGARNGKRVQALGGAKNHLVVMPDADLDQVVDALIGSAYGSAGERCMAISVAVLVGDVADQLLPKLVRRARALKIKNGTATDAEMGPVVTEAAQRRITGYIELGTQEGAKLVVDGRDFRASDAGRGCEKGFWLGATLFDQVKPEMRIYREEIFGPVLACVRVKNFGAAVDLINAHEFGNGVSCFTRDGHVAREFARRIQVGMVGINVPIPVPMAWHGFGGWKRSLFGDMHAYGEEGVRFYTRQKSIMQRWPESTPKGAEFAMPTHK, encoded by the coding sequence ATGAGCACTGCATCGATTGACCATTACATCGGCGGGCGCGTTGCGGCCGGCGCGTCGGGGCGCGCGCTGGACGTGTTCAACCCGGCAACCGGTGTCGTGACCGGACGCGTCGCGATGGCCACCGCGAAGGAGGTGGACCGCGCGGTCAGCGTCGCGCGCAACGCGTTTGAAGCCTGGGCCGACACGCCGCCGCTGCGCCGCGCGCGGGTGCTGTTCAAGTTCCTGGAACTGCTGAATGCGAACCGCGACGAACTCGCGCAGCTGATCACCGCCGAGCATGGCAAGGTATTCACCGACGCACAGGGCGAGGTCGCGCGCGGCATCGACATCGTCGAGTTCGCCTGCGGCGTGCCGCAGCTGCTCAAGGGCGACTTCACCGAGCAGGTCTCCGCCGGCCTGGACAACTGGACCCTGCGCCAGCCGTTGGGCGTGGTCGCCGGCATCACGCCGTTCAACTTCCCGGTGATGGTGCCGATGTGGATGTTCCCGGTCGCGCTGGCCTGCGGCAACTGCTTCGTGCTGAAACCCAGTCCGATCGATCCGAGCCCGTCGCTGCTGATCGGCGCGCTGTTGAAGAAAGCCGGCCTGCCCGACGGTGTGTTCAACGTGGTGCAGGGCGACAAGGAGGCGGTCGACGCGCTGCTGGTGCACCCCGACGTGCAGGCGGTGAGCTTTGTCGGTTCGACCCCTATCGCGCAGCAGATCTACGAGACCGGCGCGCGCAACGGCAAGCGGGTGCAGGCACTGGGCGGCGCGAAGAACCACCTGGTCGTGATGCCCGACGCCGACCTGGACCAGGTGGTGGACGCGTTGATCGGCAGCGCCTACGGCTCGGCCGGTGAGCGCTGCATGGCGATCAGCGTCGCGGTGCTGGTCGGCGACGTGGCCGACCAGCTGCTGCCGAAGCTGGTGCGGCGCGCGCGCGCGCTGAAGATCAAGAACGGCACCGCGACCGACGCCGAGATGGGCCCGGTCGTAACCGAGGCCGCGCAGCGGCGCATCACCGGCTACATCGAGCTGGGCACGCAGGAAGGCGCAAAACTGGTGGTTGACGGACGCGACTTTCGCGCAAGCGACGCCGGCCGCGGTTGCGAGAAGGGGTTCTGGCTCGGCGCGACCTTGTTCGATCAGGTCAAGCCGGAGATGCGCATCTACAGGGAAGAAATCTTCGGCCCGGTGCTCGCCTGCGTGCGCGTGAAGAATTTCGGCGCCGCGGTCGACCTGATCAATGCGCACGAGTTCGGCAACGGTGTCTCCTGCTTCACGCGCGACGGCCACGTCGCGCGCGAGTTCGCGCGGCGCATCCAGGTCGGCATGGTCGGCATCAACGTGCCGATCCCGGTGCCGATGGCCTGGCACGGCTTCGGCGGCTGGAAGCGCTCGCTGTTCGGCGACATGCACGCATACGGCGAGGAAGGCGTGCGCTTCTACACGCGACAGAAATCGATCATGCAGCGCTGGCCCGAGAGCACGCCCAAGGGCGCCGAATTCGCGATGCCGACGCATAAATGA
- a CDS encoding Rod shape-determining protein MreD → MLMRPGQQLLLPANPVFIWGSLAVALLVNMLPLGRAPWRPDLLMLLLVFWSVHQPLRVGIGSAFVFGLCMDVQQAGLLGQHALAYTALSYFAIMIHRRLLWFGVPSQALQLLPIFAAAHAIELGVSMLAGAGFGGWQALWAPLIEAALWPVASVLLLAPQLRAPDPDKDRPL, encoded by the coding sequence ATGCTGATGCGTCCCGGCCAGCAATTGCTGCTGCCGGCGAATCCGGTGTTCATCTGGGGCAGCCTGGCGGTGGCGCTGCTCGTCAACATGCTGCCGCTCGGGCGCGCGCCGTGGCGCCCGGACCTGCTGATGCTGCTGCTGGTGTTCTGGAGCGTGCACCAGCCGCTGCGCGTCGGTATCGGCTCGGCATTCGTGTTCGGCCTGTGCATGGACGTGCAGCAGGCCGGGCTGTTGGGCCAGCATGCGCTCGCCTACACCGCGCTCAGCTACTTCGCGATCATGATCCATCGGCGGCTGCTGTGGTTCGGCGTGCCTTCGCAGGCGCTGCAGCTGCTGCCGATCTTTGCCGCCGCCCATGCGATCGAACTGGGTGTGAGCATGCTGGCCGGCGCGGGATTCGGCGGCTGGCAGGCGCTGTGGGCGCCGCTGATCGAGGCCGCGCTGTGGCCGGTGGCCAGCGTGCTGCTGCTGGCGCCGCAGCTGCGCGCGCCCGATCCGGACAAGGACCGTCCGCTGTGA
- a CDS encoding aspartyl-tRNA(Asn)/Glutamyl-tRNA(Gln) amidotransferase subunit C, whose product MALTLQDIGRIAHLARLELNSAASERMLAQLNGFFDIVERMRAVDTTGLDPMAHPLAGRDEVVLRLRDDAVREADQRQANQQSAPAVERGLYLVPRVIE is encoded by the coding sequence ATGGCTCTGACGCTGCAGGACATCGGGCGAATCGCCCACTTGGCCCGACTGGAACTGAACTCCGCCGCGAGTGAGCGCATGCTAGCTCAGCTGAACGGCTTCTTCGACATCGTCGAGCGGATGCGCGCCGTCGACACCACCGGCCTGGACCCGATGGCGCATCCGCTGGCCGGCCGCGACGAGGTGGTGCTGCGGCTGCGCGACGACGCGGTGCGCGAGGCCGACCAGCGCCAGGCGAACCAGCAGAGCGCGCCGGCAGTCGAGCGCGGCCTCTACCTCGTGCCGCGGGTGATCGAATGA
- a CDS encoding Rod shape-determining protein MreC, whose protein sequence is MPLGTLDRTPPPFFKQGPSALSKLMFFGALALFLMVADTRFRITEPLRAVVAAVLYPAQWLVMQPVLLARDGASYFESLKAAQQDAAAARRKLALQSLRASQVEQLELENRQLRQLLALHEHTPTPSQAAEVLYDAADPYSRKIIVDKGMAQGVQAGSPVLDESGVLGQVTRVLPLLSEVTLVTDRDQAIPVLDARSGVRGVAFGEPSQGGMMELRFMPVNADLQVGDLLTTSGIDGVYPAGLPVAKITKVERRADSTFARVELQPEARVDSTRDVLLLTPVAVQVPQSPEPAAKPVAKHRGQKGK, encoded by the coding sequence ATGCCACTCGGGACACTGGACCGGACGCCGCCGCCCTTCTTCAAGCAGGGGCCGTCGGCGCTGTCGAAGCTGATGTTCTTTGGTGCGCTCGCGCTGTTCCTGATGGTGGCCGACACGCGTTTTCGAATCACCGAACCGCTGCGCGCGGTGGTCGCGGCCGTGCTCTACCCCGCGCAGTGGCTGGTGATGCAGCCGGTGTTGCTCGCGCGCGATGGCGCCAGCTATTTCGAATCGCTGAAGGCGGCGCAGCAGGACGCGGCAGCCGCGCGGCGCAAGCTCGCGCTGCAGTCGCTGCGCGCGAGCCAGGTCGAGCAGTTGGAACTGGAGAACCGCCAGCTGCGCCAGCTGCTGGCGCTGCACGAGCACACGCCCACGCCTTCGCAGGCGGCCGAGGTGCTGTACGACGCGGCCGACCCGTATTCGCGCAAGATCATCGTCGACAAGGGGATGGCGCAGGGTGTGCAGGCCGGCTCGCCGGTGCTCGACGAATCGGGCGTGCTCGGGCAGGTGACGCGGGTGCTGCCGCTGCTGAGCGAGGTGACGCTGGTGACCGACCGCGACCAGGCGATTCCCGTGCTCGACGCGCGCAGCGGCGTGCGCGGCGTCGCGTTCGGCGAGCCGTCGCAGGGCGGGATGATGGAGCTGCGCTTCATGCCGGTGAATGCCGACCTGCAGGTCGGCGACCTGCTGACCACCAGCGGCATCGACGGCGTCTATCCGGCCGGCCTGCCGGTGGCGAAGATCACGAAGGTCGAGCGCCGCGCCGATTCGACCTTCGCGCGTGTCGAACTGCAGCCCGAGGCGCGTGTCGATTCGACGCGCGACGTGCTGCTGCTGACGCCGGTCGCGGTGCAGGTGCCGCAATCGCCGGAGCCCGCGGCCAAGCCGGTCGCAAAGCACAGGGGCCAAAAAGGGAAATGA